A DNA window from Corynebacterium ciconiae DSM 44920 contains the following coding sequences:
- the lspA gene encoding signal peptidase II — protein sequence MRLLVPIIAVVAVVDQVLKELVLQTVNPARPVEVIGEWARIVLVFNSGAAFSMGQNHTWVFTTLQLGFVLGALYFGRSMVHRPQIIGVALIAGGALGNLIDRLFRAPGFFVGHVVDYISIGNFAVFNLADSAITIGVVVVIAALFFEPEPSKEKA from the coding sequence GTGAGACTACTGGTGCCTATCATTGCGGTCGTCGCTGTGGTGGACCAGGTATTGAAAGAACTAGTGTTGCAAACCGTCAATCCCGCAAGGCCTGTAGAGGTGATCGGGGAGTGGGCGCGAATCGTGCTGGTGTTCAACTCAGGTGCGGCGTTTTCGATGGGGCAAAACCACACGTGGGTCTTCACCACGTTACAGCTGGGTTTCGTGCTTGGCGCGCTCTACTTTGGTCGTTCGATGGTGCATCGGCCTCAGATCATTGGTGTGGCGCTGATCGCTGGAGGGGCGCTGGGCAATCTCATTGACCGTCTCTTTCGCGCCCCAGGATTCTTTGTTGGCCACGTAGTGGATTACATCTCCATCGGCAATTTCGCCGTGTTCAACCTAGCTGATTCCGCGATCACCATTGGCGTGGTCGTGGTGATTGCCGCGCTCTTTTTTGAGCCCGAACCATCGAAGGAGAAGGCATGA
- a CDS encoding RluA family pseudouridine synthase → MSSEQFRRMLVPDGLAGMRVDQGLSKALGISRSAAAEIIAKGDALIDGQPVRKSDRLAVDSMLDVTLPGPNQDLIPKEELVEGMEVLYSDEHVIAINKPVGVAAHPTIGWEGPTVVGGLKAAGFSIATSGPAERQGIVQRLDVGTSGVMVVAVSELAYSVLKRAFRERTVTKTYHALVQGHPDPLEGTIDAPIGRHPSAGWRFAVTRDGKPSVTHYETIEAFAEASLLDIHLETGRTHQIRVHFSSLHHPCVGDPMYGSDPALAQRLGLNRQWLHAVSLTFGHPATGKKMTITSDYPTDLAHALEVLRDS, encoded by the coding sequence ATGAGTTCTGAACAATTTCGCCGCATGCTGGTTCCCGACGGTTTGGCGGGAATGCGTGTAGACCAAGGCCTGTCCAAGGCGCTCGGTATTTCTCGCTCCGCCGCGGCGGAGATCATTGCGAAAGGCGATGCGCTTATCGACGGTCAGCCGGTGCGCAAATCCGATCGGCTCGCCGTCGACTCAATGCTGGATGTCACCCTTCCAGGCCCGAATCAGGACCTCATTCCGAAGGAAGAACTCGTCGAGGGAATGGAAGTGCTCTACTCCGACGAGCATGTCATCGCTATCAACAAACCTGTGGGTGTGGCCGCGCATCCCACCATCGGTTGGGAGGGCCCCACCGTGGTTGGCGGGCTCAAGGCTGCCGGTTTCAGCATCGCCACCTCGGGCCCGGCGGAACGCCAAGGTATCGTGCAGCGACTCGATGTGGGCACCTCGGGTGTGATGGTGGTGGCCGTGTCCGAGCTTGCCTATTCGGTACTGAAAAGGGCCTTTAGGGAAAGGACTGTCACCAAGACTTATCACGCGCTGGTGCAGGGCCACCCCGATCCGCTAGAAGGAACAATCGACGCCCCCATCGGCCGGCATCCGTCCGCAGGATGGCGCTTTGCCGTCACCCGTGATGGCAAACCGAGTGTGACGCACTATGAAACTATCGAGGCTTTTGCGGAGGCATCTTTGCTCGATATTCATCTAGAAACAGGGCGGACTCACCAGATTCGTGTGCACTTTTCCAGCCTGCATCACCCGTGCGTAGGCGATCCTATGTACGGCTCGGATCCGGCGCTTGCACAGCGGCTGGGTTTGAATCGCCAGTGGTTGCACGCCGTGTCTTTAACCTTCGGTCACCCGGCCACCGGTAAAAAGATGACCATCACAAGCGACTACCCCACTGACCTTGCGCACGCGCTCGAGGTTCTTCGGGACAGTTAG
- a CDS encoding DUF6263 family protein, protein MTPSCRSNQSHRLFRTLLTLCTIGTLGITGCSADNPESDSAAVESDNAVELQLDSPKVTVIDPGAKDSATTLRYTASPDTPDETVSVVAYDGFEQHLAPLADIDRTAPAGGDVTSLTMPVDASLSGDDGRIELSLGSPTSSDISVNDTLASATGFSISLERNDRGITNSVRLAAPRDASDQARSLVESAVFTWLSLAVVFPDEPVGEGAQWSVNSRVPGENAMLQTITYTLTSIDGSTVTLNADTQRRSTLGALSAGDGHPELAVVSTESTSTGELTVDLSAIAGITGRNGVTTRVIYAEDGADDNQQAVVQDLTSAVEYSSK, encoded by the coding sequence ATGACACCCTCCTGCCGCAGCAATCAATCGCACCGTTTGTTCCGCACCCTCCTCACCCTCTGCACCATTGGAACTCTGGGGATCACTGGGTGCTCAGCCGATAATCCCGAATCGGATTCGGCAGCCGTGGAAAGCGACAATGCGGTAGAACTGCAGCTGGATTCCCCAAAGGTCACCGTCATTGATCCCGGCGCGAAAGATTCCGCCACCACGCTGCGCTACACCGCCTCTCCTGATACCCCAGACGAGACAGTATCCGTGGTGGCTTATGACGGTTTTGAGCAGCACCTCGCTCCTTTAGCAGACATCGACCGCACCGCCCCCGCTGGAGGCGACGTCACGAGCCTGACCATGCCCGTTGATGCAAGCTTGAGCGGCGATGATGGCCGCATTGAGCTCAGCCTTGGCAGCCCCACCTCCTCGGATATCTCGGTCAATGACACCTTGGCCAGCGCCACTGGTTTCAGTATCTCCCTCGAGCGCAATGACCGCGGGATCACCAATTCGGTGCGCCTCGCCGCCCCCAGGGATGCCTCTGACCAGGCACGCTCTCTGGTGGAGTCCGCGGTGTTTACCTGGCTTTCCTTGGCGGTGGTATTCCCCGACGAACCCGTCGGCGAAGGAGCTCAGTGGAGTGTTAACAGCCGCGTTCCGGGGGAAAACGCGATGCTGCAAACCATCACTTACACGCTTACCTCGATTGACGGTTCCACCGTTACTCTCAACGCCGATACCCAACGCCGCTCCACTCTTGGTGCATTAAGCGCCGGCGATGGCCACCCAGAGTTGGCGGTGGTATCCACGGAGTCCACTTCCACGGGCGAACTCACGGTAGACCTGTCCGCGATCGCGGGCATAACTGGCAGAAACGGCGTCACCACGCGAGTGATCTACGCCGAAGACGGAGCAGATGACAATCAGCAGGCTGTGGTGCAGGATCTCACCAGTGCAGTGGAGTATTCTTCCAAGTAG
- the rarD gene encoding EamA family transporter RarD — translation MVYGVLAYLLWGLFPAYFPLLEPASPFEILAHRIVWTAVVMGIVIIITGAWKELWRAGSHTWLIVAAAAVVIAINWLVYVIAVTTDHVAEAALGYFINPLVAVVLGLVFLGERLRPLQKVSVITASIAVTLLLVFSSTPPLIGLTLAFSFAVYGLLKKRVPLSAHASLAAETIVLLPFAAAFLIWLEASGRGTFFDHGFGHMGLLASAGAVTALPLLLFGMAAQRIPLATVGMLQYMTPTIQMLWALFVTHEHLDQVRWIGFIIIWVSVAIFIVDIGAQRVQYRSRSRRARRG, via the coding sequence ATGGTCTACGGCGTTCTTGCTTATTTGCTGTGGGGTCTTTTTCCCGCTTATTTCCCCTTGCTCGAGCCTGCGAGCCCCTTCGAAATCTTGGCGCACCGCATCGTGTGGACCGCCGTAGTCATGGGCATCGTTATCATTATCACAGGTGCGTGGAAGGAGCTGTGGCGAGCCGGAAGCCACACCTGGTTGATTGTGGCCGCAGCCGCCGTGGTGATCGCCATCAACTGGCTCGTCTACGTCATCGCAGTCACCACCGACCACGTCGCCGAGGCCGCACTGGGTTACTTCATTAATCCTCTCGTCGCTGTGGTCCTCGGATTGGTGTTTTTAGGAGAAAGGCTGCGGCCTCTACAGAAAGTTTCCGTCATAACTGCCAGCATCGCGGTGACTTTGCTGCTCGTGTTCAGCTCTACCCCACCACTGATCGGACTTACGCTCGCCTTCAGCTTCGCGGTATACGGTTTGCTCAAAAAGCGCGTTCCGTTGAGCGCACATGCGTCCCTAGCGGCCGAAACCATCGTGCTGTTGCCTTTCGCTGCAGCCTTTCTTATCTGGCTCGAGGCCTCCGGGCGCGGAACTTTCTTTGATCACGGTTTCGGCCACATGGGGTTGCTTGCCTCTGCCGGGGCTGTCACGGCACTGCCCTTGCTGTTGTTTGGCATGGCGGCGCAGCGTATCCCTTTGGCCACGGTGGGAATGCTGCAGTACATGACCCCGACCATCCAGATGCTGTGGGCGTTGTTTGTTACCCACGAGCATTTGGATCAGGTGCGCTGGATCGGGTTCATCATCATTTGGGTCTCGGTGGCTATTTTCATCGTCGATATCGGCGCGCAGCGCGTGCAGTACCGTTCCCGCTCGCGGCGCGCCCGCCGCGGCTAA
- a CDS encoding ABC-F family ATP-binding cassette domain-containing protein, whose product MPTHIHIAVDGVSFSYGAHRVLTDVSFAVGAGSVAGLIGENGAGKSTLMQLISGALEPDVGAIITPTKTGYLTQEVSWPPSAALRSIITEAIGELKAIEENIITVSEELAAQPDSAQLVQRFDDLLAAADRHQVWTLDARIAEVLAGLGLAHVDLDAPIDSVSGGQRRRLALAALLLRPVDALILDEPTNHLDDLACDFLIDELSSFAGPVLVASHDRWFLDKVATHIVDLDHSLGPEGGGGEDLAQGVVFGGSFSEYLSYRKELRARWEHDYNIQEAERARLEAGVQVKETDLFSTQHSKTETRSSAKFYSDKAAKVHGQRIRTARNRLDALERREIPAPPKRLEFAGLPEHFLTTTGSDYALVLRNFSIPGRMERALSVKIRHGEHVLVTGPNGAGKSSLLEAIANTTDDENPSVIIGDDLRVGWMRQDTDWDDPFRSANDIYSDHAPSGAATLTELGLLSEEAARRPIEKLSLGQRRRVALAIVLADPPDILLLDEPTNHISLTLAEELEEALEGYEGVLLLATHDRWIKRRWQHRVIDIPATRPE is encoded by the coding sequence ATGCCCACACACATACACATCGCTGTCGACGGTGTTAGCTTTTCCTACGGGGCGCATCGAGTACTCACCGACGTCTCTTTCGCAGTCGGCGCAGGGTCTGTAGCGGGACTCATCGGAGAAAATGGGGCCGGCAAATCCACCCTGATGCAGCTGATCAGCGGCGCCCTTGAACCCGATGTCGGAGCAATCATCACCCCCACCAAAACTGGGTATCTCACCCAGGAGGTGTCCTGGCCGCCCAGCGCGGCACTGCGCTCTATCATCACCGAAGCGATCGGTGAGCTCAAAGCAATCGAAGAAAACATCATCACCGTCTCCGAAGAGCTCGCCGCCCAGCCCGATTCCGCCCAGCTCGTCCAACGCTTTGACGATCTCCTCGCAGCCGCCGACCGCCACCAAGTGTGGACCCTCGACGCCCGCATCGCGGAAGTCCTGGCTGGCCTCGGTTTGGCGCACGTGGATCTCGACGCCCCCATTGATTCCGTCTCCGGCGGGCAACGGCGCCGCTTGGCCCTGGCCGCGCTGCTGCTTCGCCCAGTGGATGCGCTCATCCTCGACGAACCCACCAACCACCTCGATGACCTCGCCTGTGACTTTCTCATCGATGAGCTCAGCTCCTTCGCTGGGCCGGTGCTTGTCGCCAGCCACGACCGCTGGTTCTTAGACAAGGTGGCCACCCATATTGTTGACTTGGACCATTCCCTCGGGCCGGAGGGTGGCGGAGGCGAAGATCTCGCGCAAGGGGTGGTTTTTGGCGGAAGTTTCTCCGAATACCTCTCCTACCGCAAAGAACTTCGCGCACGGTGGGAGCACGACTACAACATTCAGGAAGCAGAACGCGCCCGCCTCGAAGCCGGAGTGCAGGTGAAAGAAACCGACCTGTTTTCCACACAGCACTCCAAAACCGAGACCCGCTCCTCAGCGAAGTTCTATTCAGACAAAGCCGCCAAAGTGCACGGGCAGCGAATCCGCACAGCGCGTAACCGCTTGGATGCCCTAGAACGCCGAGAGATACCCGCACCACCCAAGCGTCTCGAGTTTGCGGGGCTGCCGGAGCATTTCCTAACCACCACGGGCTCGGACTATGCGCTCGTGTTGCGCAACTTCAGCATTCCTGGCCGCATGGAGCGCGCCCTTTCGGTGAAAATCCGGCACGGCGAGCACGTTCTCGTTACCGGCCCCAATGGTGCGGGAAAATCCTCCTTACTGGAGGCCATTGCAAACACAACCGATGATGAGAACCCCTCTGTGATCATCGGCGATGACCTTCGGGTTGGTTGGATGCGCCAAGATACTGATTGGGACGACCCCTTCCGCAGTGCCAATGATATCTACTCCGACCATGCGCCCAGCGGCGCCGCAACCTTGACCGAACTGGGCTTGCTCAGTGAAGAAGCTGCCCGTCGGCCGATTGAAAAATTGTCTCTCGGGCAGCGGCGTCGAGTGGCTTTGGCGATTGTGCTTGCGGATCCTCCCGATATTTTGCTCTTAGACGAGCCCACCAACCACATTTCTCTCACCTTGGCCGAAGAATTAGAGGAAGCTTTGGAAGGCTACGAGGGTGTGTTGCTGTTGGCCACGCACGACCGGTGGATTAAACGCCGCTGGCAGCATCGCGTGATAGACATTCCTGCCACCCGCCCCGAGTAG